One window of the Eucalyptus grandis isolate ANBG69807.140 chromosome 6, ASM1654582v1, whole genome shotgun sequence genome contains the following:
- the LOC104450509 gene encoding acetyltransferase At1g77540, whose product MAATTTAGGGTPGEGPKIVWNQPQQRFETEDKKAYLQYALRDGGTVMDIVHTFVPPSKRGLGLASHLCVSAFRHAKTNSMSVVPTCSYVSDTFLPRNPTWNSLLYSEDLRSHM is encoded by the exons atggcggcTACCACCACCGCCGGAGGCGGAACCCCCGGCGAGGGTCCGAAGATAGTGTGGAACCAGCCCCAGCAGAGGTTCGAGACGGAGGACAAGAAGGCCTACCTCCAGTACGCGCTCCGCGACGGGGGCACGGTGATGGACATCGTCCACACCTTCGTCCCTCCCTCGAAGCGGGGCCTGGGCTTGGCCTCCCACCTCTGCGTCTCCGCATTCCGACACGCCAAGACCAACTCCATGTCCGTCGTCCCTACCTGCTCTTACGTCTCG GACACTTTTCTTCCAAGGAACCCAACTTGGAACTCTCTTTTGTACTCTGAAGATCTCAGGTCTCATATGTAA
- the LOC104450510 gene encoding inositol 4-methyltransferase, with amino-acid sequence MADNQEREGRDQEEEVGKLAVQLASAVVLPMTLKSALELGIIDALVSAGGFLSAAEIASRVGAKNPGAPVLVDRMMRLLASHGVIEWRSRRGDGDGDGGEREYGPGPMCRFFAKDEEGGAVGPLFLLHHDKVFMESWYHLNDVIMEGGVPFERAYGMTAFEYPAIDDRFNQAFNRAMASHTSLIMKKILDVYRGFEGIKVLVDVGGGVGVTLKMITSKHPHIKGINFDLPHVLADSPSYPGVERVGGDMFENVPRGDAIFMKWILHDWSDEHCSKLLKNCFEALPANGKVIIVEAILPEVPERDVSSNIVFQQDLFMLAQNPGGKERTQKEYEALAVQAGFTGCEVKCCAYNSWVMEFPKTAGH; translated from the exons ATGGCCGACAACCAAGAACGCGAAGGGCGCGATCAAGAAGAGGAAGTCGGGAAGCTGGCGGTCCAGCTGGCCAGCGCGGTGGTGCTCCCGATGACCCTCAAGTCGGCCCTCGAGCTCGGCATCATCGACGCCCTCGTCTCCGCCGGTGGGTTCCTCTCGGCTGCCGAGATAGCGAGCCGGGTTGGCGCCAAGAACCCGGGGGCCCCAGTCCTGGTGGACCGGATGATGCGCCTCCTGGCGAGCCACGGCGTGATCGAGTGGCGGTCGAGGAggggcgacggcgacggagatggaggggagagagagtacGGTCCGGGACCCATGTGCAGGTTCTTTGCCAAGGATGAAGAAGGTGGAGCTGTTGGTCCTCTGTTTCTGCTGCATCACGACAAGGTCTTCATGGAGAGTtg GTACCACTTGAACGATGTTATCATGGAAGGAGGGGTTCCGTTCGAGAGGGCATACGGGATGACGGCGTTCGAGTATCCTGCCATTGACGATAGGTTCAATCAAGCTTTCAACCGAGCCATGGCGAGTCATACTTCCTTGATCATGAAGAAAATACTCGATGTCTACAGAGGGTTTGAAGGCATCAAAGTGCTGGTCGATGTGGGAGGCGGAGTCGGGGTCACTCTCAAGATGATCACCTCCAAGCATCCCCACATCAAGGGCATCAACTTCGACTTGCCTCACGTTTTGGCCGATTCTCCTTCTTATCCAG GTGTCGAGCGTGTTGGTGGAGATATGTTTGAGAATGTTCCTAGAGGAGATGCCATTTTCATGAAG TGGATACTCCACGATTGGAGTGATGAGCATTGCTCGAAACTTCTAAAGAACTGTTTTGAGGCTTTGCCTGCCAATGGGAAGGTAATCATCGTCGAGGCGATTCTCCCCGAGGTTCCAGAGAGAGATGTCTCTTCGAACATTGTGTTCCAGCAAGACCTCTTCATGCTGGCTCAAAATCCCGGCGGCAAAGAGAGGACGCAGAAGGAGTATGAGGCCCTGGCGGTGCAGGCGGGATTCACTGGCTGTGAAGTCAAGTGCTGCGCTTACAACAGCTGGGTAATGGAGTTCCCCAAAACGGCAGGTCATTAA